In a genomic window of Curtobacterium flaccumfaciens pv. betae:
- a CDS encoding SMP-30/gluconolactonase/LRE family protein: MFDDLVPDRDALERIATGSTWAEGPCWIPSTRTLRWSDIPGDRILQWHADSGETSVYADGVEFTNGRTLGRDGSVVQCSHGLRRVERDRDGVVTPIVDVWDGGRFNSPNDVVVARDGGVWFTDPAYGITQPREGHPGVREYGDHWVFRCGPEGEGLRPVATDLDEPNGLAFDPDERVLYIASSSGDEPVIRAYDRRGDLLKNGRVFARLEPGEGAPDGIRVDVHGNVWSSSHHGVVVFDPEGARIGAVAVPEVTSNLCFGGDDGTTLFLTATTSVYRIATTTRDAAVS; encoded by the coding sequence CTGTTCGACGACCTCGTGCCGGACCGCGACGCGCTCGAGCGCATCGCCACCGGCAGCACCTGGGCCGAGGGGCCCTGCTGGATCCCGTCGACGCGCACGCTGCGGTGGTCCGACATCCCCGGCGACCGGATCCTGCAGTGGCATGCCGACTCGGGGGAGACCTCGGTGTATGCGGACGGTGTCGAGTTCACCAACGGCCGCACGCTCGGTCGGGACGGCAGCGTCGTGCAGTGCTCGCACGGCCTGCGTCGGGTCGAGCGTGACCGCGACGGCGTCGTCACGCCGATCGTGGACGTGTGGGACGGGGGCCGCTTCAACTCCCCGAACGACGTCGTGGTCGCGCGGGACGGCGGCGTCTGGTTCACGGACCCCGCCTACGGCATCACGCAGCCGCGTGAGGGGCACCCGGGTGTGCGCGAGTACGGCGACCACTGGGTGTTCCGGTGCGGACCGGAGGGCGAGGGCCTGCGACCCGTGGCGACCGACCTGGACGAGCCGAACGGCCTGGCGTTCGACCCGGACGAGCGGGTGCTGTACATCGCGAGCTCGTCGGGCGACGAGCCGGTCATCCGCGCCTACGACCGCCGTGGCGACCTGCTGAAGAACGGCCGGGTGTTCGCGCGGCTCGAGCCCGGAGAGGGTGCGCCGGACGGCATCCGGGTCGACGTGCACGGCAACGTCTGGTCGTCCTCCCACCACGGTGTCGTCGTGTTCGACCCCGAGGGAGCCCGGATCGGAGCGGTCGCCGTGCCGGAGGTCACGTCGAACCTGTGCTTCGGCGGCGACGACGGCACGACGCTGTTCCTGACCGCGACGACGTCGGTGTACCGGATCGCCACGACGACGCGGGACGCTGCCGTATCCTGA